CAGTACCACCCCGAGGTGGTGCACTCGCCGCACGGCCAGGAGGTGCTGCGCCGCTTCCTGCACGACATCGCCAAGGTCCGCCCGCAGTGGACCACCTCCTCCATCGTCGACGACACGGTCGCGGCGATCCGCGAGCAGATCGGCGACCGCCGCGCGATCTGCGCGCTGTCCGGCGGCGTGGACTCCGCGGTGGCCGCCGCGCTGGTGCAGCGCGCCATCGGCGACCAGCTGACCTGCGTGTTCGTCGACCACGGCCTGCTGCGCTCCGGTGAGCGCGCGCAGGTCGAGCGCGACTTCGTCGCGGCGACCGGTGTCCGGCTGGTCACCATCGACGCGGTGGACCGGTTCCTCGGCGCGCTGGCCGGCGTGACCGACCCGGAGGAGAAGCGCAAGATCATCGGCCGGGAGTTCATCCGGGTCTTCGAGCAGGCCGCCCGCGACCTGCAGACCGAGGCCGGCGAGGCCGGTGAGCAGATCGACTTCCTGGTGCAGGGCACCCTCTACCCGGACGTGGTCGAGTCCGGCGGCGGCTCCGGTGCGGCGAACATCAAGAGCCACCACAACGTCGGCGGTCTGCCCGACGACCTGCAGTTCGAGCTGGTCGAGCCGCTGCGCGCGCTGTTCAAGGACGAGGTGCGCCGGGTCGGCCTGGAGCTGGGCCTGCCGGAGACGATCGTGCACCGCCAGCCGTTCCCGGGCCCGGGCCTGGGCATCCGGATCATCGGCGAGGTCACCGCGGACCGCCTGGAGACGCTGCGCGCGGCGGACGCGATCGCCCGCGAGGAGCTGACCGCGGCGGGCCTGGACCGCGACATCTGGCAGTGCCCGGTGGTCCTGCTGGCCGACGTCCGCTCGGTCGGCGTCCAGGGCGACGGCCGCACCTACGGCCACCCGGTGGTCCTGCGCCCGGTCTCCAGCGAGGACGCGATGACGGCGGACTGGACGCGCCTGCCCTACGACGTCCTGGAGCGCATCTCCACCCGCATCACCAACGAGGTGGCCGAGGTCAACCGGGTGACCCTCGACGTGACCTCCAAGCCCCCGGGCACCATCGAGTGGGAGTGATCCCCGAGCGCTGAACGACGAAGGGCACCTCCCGCCGGGCAGGCGGAGGTGCCCTTCGTCTTGGGTGGTGATGCCGGG
This portion of the Saccharopolyspora antimicrobica genome encodes:
- the guaA gene encoding glutamine-hydrolyzing GMP synthase, translated to MSGSASNSAQGPVLVVDYGAQYAQLIARRVREAQVYSEVVPHDTPVEEIQRRNPAAVVLSGGPSSVYADGAPQVDPALFSAGVPVFGICYGFQAMTSALGGTVEHTGTREYGRTELEVSGDGGTMHAEMPGHHPVWMSHGDSVSKAPEGFTVTASTKDTPVAAFESVERQLAGVQYHPEVVHSPHGQEVLRRFLHDIAKVRPQWTTSSIVDDTVAAIREQIGDRRAICALSGGVDSAVAAALVQRAIGDQLTCVFVDHGLLRSGERAQVERDFVAATGVRLVTIDAVDRFLGALAGVTDPEEKRKIIGREFIRVFEQAARDLQTEAGEAGEQIDFLVQGTLYPDVVESGGGSGAANIKSHHNVGGLPDDLQFELVEPLRALFKDEVRRVGLELGLPETIVHRQPFPGPGLGIRIIGEVTADRLETLRAADAIAREELTAAGLDRDIWQCPVVLLADVRSVGVQGDGRTYGHPVVLRPVSSEDAMTADWTRLPYDVLERISTRITNEVAEVNRVTLDVTSKPPGTIEWE